A window of the Streptomyces formicae genome harbors these coding sequences:
- a CDS encoding alpha-ketoacid dehydrogenase subunit beta — protein MSTATARQAKPATMAQALQRAMRDAMAEDPSVHVMGEDVGTLGGVFRVTDGLAKEFGEDRCTDTPLAEAGILGTAVGMAMYGLRPVVEMQFDAFAYPAFEQLISHVARMRNRTRGAMPLPITVRVPYGGGIGGVEHHSDSSEAYYMATPGLHVVTPATVEDAYGLLRAAIASDDPVVFLEPKRLYWSKSDWSPEAPAAVEPIGRAVVRRQGRSATLITYGPSVPVCLEAAEAAQAEGWDLEVVDLRSLVPFDDETVCASVRRTGRAVVVHESNGFGGPGGEIAARVTERCFHHLEAPVLRVAGFDIPYPPPMLERHHLPGVDRVLDAVARLQWEAES, from the coding sequence ATGAGCACGGCAACGGCCAGGCAGGCGAAGCCCGCCACGATGGCGCAGGCCCTCCAGCGCGCGATGCGCGACGCGATGGCCGAGGACCCGTCGGTCCATGTCATGGGTGAGGACGTCGGCACGCTCGGCGGCGTCTTCCGGGTCACTGACGGGCTCGCCAAGGAGTTCGGCGAGGACCGCTGCACGGACACGCCGCTCGCCGAGGCGGGCATCCTCGGGACGGCCGTCGGCATGGCGATGTACGGGCTGCGGCCCGTCGTGGAGATGCAGTTCGACGCCTTCGCCTATCCGGCGTTCGAGCAGCTGATCAGCCACGTCGCCCGTATGCGGAACCGGACGCGGGGCGCCATGCCGCTCCCGATCACGGTGCGGGTGCCGTACGGCGGCGGGATCGGCGGCGTCGAGCACCACAGCGACTCCTCCGAGGCGTACTACATGGCGACCCCGGGGCTCCATGTCGTCACGCCCGCGACGGTCGAGGACGCGTACGGGCTGCTGCGCGCGGCCATCGCCTCCGACGACCCCGTGGTGTTCCTGGAGCCCAAGCGGCTGTACTGGTCGAAGTCGGACTGGTCGCCGGAGGCTCCGGCGGCCGTGGAGCCGATCGGTCGCGCGGTGGTGCGACGCCAGGGGCGCAGCGCCACGCTCATCACCTACGGGCCGTCGGTGCCCGTGTGCCTGGAGGCCGCCGAGGCGGCGCAGGCCGAGGGCTGGGACCTGGAGGTCGTCGACCTGCGCTCGCTCGTGCCCTTCGACGACGAGACCGTCTGCGCGTCGGTGCGACGCACCGGCCGTGCCGTGGTCGTCCACGAGTCGAACGGGTTCGGCGGTCCCGGCGGAGAGATAGCGGCCCGGGTGACCGAGCGCTGCTTCCACCATCTGGAGGCGCCGGTGCTGCGGGTGGCGGGTTTCGACATCCCCTATCCGCCGCCGATGCTGGAGAGGCACCATTTGCCTGGTGTGGACCGGGTGCTGGACGCCGTGGCCAGACTGCAGTGGGAGGCGGAGAGCTGA
- a CDS encoding DUF6457 domain-containing protein — MTADAGYDAIVLAGGAAKRLGGADKPGVSVGGRALLDRVLTVCRDAGRTVVVGDRRATARPVLWAREAPPGGGPLAALDAGVRRTEAGTVLVLSADLPFLGEATVRRLLTALDPGGPDGAGGAQGVEGALLVDAGGRDQPLVAAYRSESLRRELALIAAEHGGLSGLPLRLLTEELELGRVAAGPLDAFDCDTWEDIAAARARIREHGNVLDEWITAVKDELGIDLDVDTGVLLDLARDAAHGVARPAAPLTTFLVGYAAAKAGGDSAQAVAEAARKAAALAGRWAAEADKAGD; from the coding sequence GTGACTGCGGATGCGGGGTACGACGCGATCGTGCTCGCCGGGGGTGCCGCCAAGCGGCTCGGCGGGGCGGACAAGCCGGGGGTGAGTGTCGGCGGCCGGGCGCTGCTCGACCGCGTGCTCACGGTGTGCCGGGACGCCGGCCGCACCGTCGTGGTCGGCGACCGGCGGGCCACCGCGCGCCCGGTGCTCTGGGCGCGTGAGGCCCCGCCCGGCGGCGGGCCGCTCGCCGCGCTCGACGCCGGGGTGCGCCGGACCGAGGCGGGGACCGTGCTCGTGCTCTCCGCGGATCTGCCGTTCCTCGGCGAAGCGACCGTACGGCGGCTGCTCACCGCCCTGGACCCGGGCGGGCCGGACGGGGCGGGCGGGGCCCAGGGCGTGGAGGGAGCGCTCCTCGTCGACGCCGGCGGGCGTGACCAGCCTCTCGTCGCGGCGTACCGGAGCGAGTCGCTGCGCCGCGAACTGGCCCTGATCGCCGCCGAGCACGGCGGTCTCAGCGGGCTGCCGCTTCGGCTGCTGACGGAGGAGCTGGAACTCGGCAGGGTCGCGGCGGGGCCGCTCGACGCCTTCGACTGCGACACCTGGGAGGACATCGCCGCAGCCCGGGCCCGCATCAGGGAGCATGGGAACGTGCTGGATGAATGGATCACCGCAGTCAAGGACGAACTCGGCATCGATCTCGACGTCGACACCGGCGTCCTGCTCGATCTGGCCCGCGATGCCGCGCACGGTGTCGCCCGGCCTGCCGCGCCGCTCACCACGTTCCTGGTCGGCTATGCGGCGGCCAAGGCAGGCGGTGACAGCGCCCAGGCGGTGGCCGAAGCGGCCCGCAAGGCGGCGGCGCTCGCCGGCCGCTGGGCGGCGGAGGCCGACAAGGCCGGCGACTGA
- a CDS encoding molybdopterin molybdotransferase MoeA: protein MTAQDDGLDFPWAESGLGSAAASGASAAADDDVADALALVARRSSRRAPAGAPRSDAADVPRPAPAPDGRAVETGGQGDRDRDREQDRDHDQDHDQDHDQDRDGDGDGVEDALALVGRGLVGRAHGHGGGHSGGGRRRTAPWAEARALAARAGRAAPSRTRHEPLDHAQGQLLAEPLTALTDLPSFDTSAMDGWAVAGPGPWIVGSSDSGILAGHGEPEPLVDGTAVRIATGARIPAGATAVIRSEHARTAGSHLHAQRQVTHGQDIRPRGQECRSGDQLLPAGAVVTPAVLGLAAAAGYDRLHTVRQPRVEVLVLGDELLTEGLPHDGLIRDALGPMIGPWLRALGAEVLATRRISDDAEALQRAVTTSEADLLVTTGGTAAGPVDHVHPVLRKAGAELLVDGVAVRPGHPMLLAELGPGRYLVGLPGNPLAAVSGLLTLAEPLLRGMSGHAATPALYPASLQDEVHGHPQDTRLVPVVRRRNRLVPLHYNGPAMLRGIAAAHGLAVVPPGGARAGDELELLDLPWSPTPGGCFT, encoded by the coding sequence ATGACCGCGCAGGACGACGGACTCGACTTTCCCTGGGCGGAGTCCGGACTCGGCAGCGCCGCGGCTTCCGGCGCGTCCGCGGCCGCGGACGACGACGTCGCGGACGCCCTCGCCCTCGTGGCTCGCCGGTCGTCGCGGCGGGCGCCGGCCGGCGCTCCTCGTTCCGACGCCGCCGATGTCCCCCGTCCCGCACCGGCCCCCGACGGCCGGGCCGTGGAAACCGGCGGTCAGGGTGACCGGGACCGGGACCGGGAACAGGACCGGGACCACGACCAGGACCACGACCAGGACCACGACCAGGACCGAGACGGGGACGGGGACGGCGTCGAGGATGCTCTTGCCCTCGTCGGACGCGGGCTCGTCGGGCGGGCGCACGGCCACGGCGGCGGACACTCCGGCGGCGGTCGTCGACGCACGGCGCCCTGGGCGGAGGCCCGAGCCCTCGCGGCGCGTGCGGGTCGCGCCGCCCCCTCGCGCACCCGGCATGAGCCCCTCGACCACGCCCAAGGGCAACTGCTCGCCGAACCGCTCACCGCGCTGACCGATCTGCCGTCGTTCGACACCTCCGCCATGGACGGCTGGGCGGTCGCCGGACCCGGCCCCTGGATCGTGGGGAGCAGCGACAGCGGCATCCTCGCCGGTCACGGTGAGCCTGAGCCGCTCGTCGACGGCACGGCCGTACGGATCGCGACCGGAGCCCGGATTCCCGCCGGCGCCACGGCCGTCATCCGCAGCGAGCATGCCCGCACCGCCGGCAGCCATCTCCATGCCCAACGTCAGGTGACCCACGGTCAGGACATCCGGCCGCGCGGCCAGGAATGCAGGTCCGGTGACCAACTCCTGCCCGCCGGAGCGGTGGTGACCCCGGCGGTGCTCGGACTCGCCGCCGCCGCCGGATACGACCGGCTGCACACCGTTCGGCAGCCGCGCGTCGAAGTGCTTGTGCTCGGCGATGAGTTGCTCACGGAGGGGCTGCCCCACGACGGGCTCATTCGGGACGCCCTCGGGCCGATGATCGGCCCCTGGCTGAGGGCACTCGGCGCCGAGGTGCTCGCCACGCGCCGTATCAGCGACGACGCCGAAGCCCTCCAGCGGGCCGTCACCACATCCGAGGCCGACCTCCTGGTGACCACGGGCGGCACGGCGGCCGGGCCCGTCGATCATGTGCATCCGGTGCTCCGCAAGGCGGGGGCCGAGCTGCTGGTCGACGGCGTCGCCGTACGGCCCGGACATCCCATGCTGCTGGCCGAGCTGGGGCCCGGCCGGTATCTGGTGGGGCTGCCGGGGAATCCGCTGGCTGCCGTATCCGGGCTGCTCACGCTCGCGGAGCCGCTGCTGCGCGGCATGTCGGGGCATGCGGCAACCCCGGCCCTGTATCCCGCGTCCCTACAGGACGAGGTCCACGGTCATCCGCAGGACACCCGGCTTGTTCCAGTGGTGCGCCGCCGCAACCGTCTTGTGCCGCTGCACTACAACGGTCCGGCCATGCTGCGGGGCATCGCCGCCGCGCATGGTCTTGCCGTCGTACCGCCCGGCGGGGCGCGGGCCGGTGATGAGCTGGAGCTCCTCGATCTGCCCTGGTCGCCGACGCCCGGAGGGTGTTTCACGTGA
- a CDS encoding potassium channel family protein, translated as MKLPGQDAIARRADEQLVTARVHMPRRVIERPMRQVTKRLLMALGVLALTVLIVWLDRGGYHDNADGKVDLLDSIYYATVTLSTTGYGDIVPHSDSARLVNVLLVTPLRVLFLIILVGTTLEVLTERTREEWRLNRWRATLREHTVIVGFGTKGRSALQTLCATGLKKEQVVVVDPSSKVVEAANADGFAGVVGDATRSDVLLRAELQKARQIIIATQRDDTAVLVALTARQLNRGAKIVAAVREEENAPLLRQSGADAVITSASAAGRLLGLSVLSPSAGTVMEDLIQQGSGLDIVERPVIKSEVGKNVRETDDLVVSVLRGHRLLGYDDPKASPLQLTDRLITIVRATNVPSLGAAE; from the coding sequence GTGAAACTTCCCGGTCAGGACGCCATCGCCCGGCGCGCTGACGAGCAGCTGGTCACCGCGCGGGTGCACATGCCGCGCCGCGTCATCGAGCGGCCGATGCGGCAGGTCACCAAAAGGCTGCTGATGGCGCTGGGGGTGCTGGCGCTGACCGTGCTCATCGTCTGGCTCGACCGTGGTGGCTATCACGACAATGCGGACGGGAAAGTCGACCTCCTCGACTCCATCTACTACGCCACCGTCACCCTCTCCACCACGGGGTACGGCGACATCGTTCCGCACAGCGACAGCGCCCGGCTGGTCAATGTGCTGCTGGTGACGCCGTTGCGCGTGCTCTTTCTGATCATCCTGGTCGGTACCACTCTCGAGGTCCTCACCGAGCGGACCCGGGAGGAGTGGCGGCTGAACCGCTGGAGGGCCACCTTGCGTGAGCACACCGTTATCGTCGGCTTCGGCACGAAGGGACGTTCCGCGCTCCAGACCCTGTGCGCGACAGGGCTGAAGAAGGAGCAGGTCGTCGTCGTGGATCCGAGTTCGAAGGTGGTCGAGGCCGCGAACGCGGACGGGTTCGCGGGGGTCGTCGGCGATGCGACCCGTAGCGATGTGCTGTTGCGTGCGGAGTTGCAGAAGGCGCGTCAGATCATCATCGCCACACAGCGGGACGACACGGCGGTGCTGGTCGCGCTGACCGCGCGGCAGCTCAATCGTGGAGCGAAGATCGTGGCCGCGGTGCGCGAGGAGGAGAACGCGCCGCTGCTGCGTCAGTCAGGGGCCGACGCGGTGATCACGAGCGCCAGCGCGGCGGGCCGACTGCTGGGGCTGTCCGTGCTCAGCCCCAGCGCGGGCACGGTGATGGAGGACCTGATCCAGCAGGGCAGTGGCCTCGATATCGTCGAACGGCCGGTGATAAAGAGCGAGGTCGGCAAGAACGTTCGGGAGACGGACGATCTGGTGGTGAGTGTGTTGCGCGGGCACCGGCTGCTCGGTTACGACGATCCGAAGGCGAGCCCCCTGCAGTTGACGGACCGTCTGATCACCATCGTGCGGGCGACGAACGTGCCGTCGCTGGGCGCCGCGGAGTAG
- a CDS encoding NAD(P)H-quinone oxidoreductase, whose protein sequence is MHAITIPEPGGPEALVWAEVPDVEPGEGEVLVDVVASAVNRADLLQRQGFYDPPLGASPYPGLECSGRISALGPGVSGWSIGDEVCALLAGGGYAEKVAVPAGQLLPVPEGVDVVTAAALPEVTCTVWSNVFMVAHLRPGETLLVHGGASGIGTMAIQLGKAVGATVAVTAGGPEKLARCAELGADILIDYREQDFVEEIRKATGGAGADVILDIIGAKYLDRNVRALAVNGRLAVIGLQGGVKGELNLGALLGKRAAVTATSLRGRPLQEKTAIVAAVREHVWPLVAAGTVRAVVDSTVPMPEAAEGHRALDSGAHVGKVLLVTPSSGPSPAAG, encoded by the coding sequence ATGCATGCGATCACGATTCCCGAACCTGGTGGTCCCGAGGCGCTGGTGTGGGCGGAGGTGCCCGATGTCGAGCCCGGCGAGGGGGAGGTCCTCGTCGATGTCGTCGCCAGCGCGGTCAACCGCGCGGATCTGCTGCAGCGGCAAGGCTTTTACGACCCGCCGCTCGGGGCTTCCCCGTACCCCGGGCTGGAATGCTCGGGACGTATCAGCGCGCTCGGTCCCGGTGTCTCCGGTTGGAGCATCGGTGACGAGGTGTGCGCGCTGCTGGCGGGCGGCGGATACGCGGAGAAGGTGGCTGTCCCGGCCGGGCAACTGCTGCCGGTGCCGGAAGGGGTTGACGTGGTCACGGCGGCGGCACTGCCGGAGGTGACCTGCACGGTCTGGTCCAACGTGTTCATGGTCGCCCATCTGCGGCCGGGCGAGACCCTGCTCGTCCACGGCGGTGCGAGCGGCATCGGGACGATGGCGATCCAGCTCGGCAAGGCGGTGGGCGCGACGGTGGCGGTCACCGCTGGCGGGCCGGAGAAGCTGGCGCGCTGCGCCGAGCTGGGCGCGGACATTCTGATCGACTACCGCGAGCAGGACTTCGTGGAGGAGATCAGGAAAGCGACGGGCGGTGCGGGGGCGGACGTCATCCTCGACATCATCGGAGCCAAGTATCTGGACCGGAACGTACGGGCGTTGGCCGTGAACGGCCGCCTTGCGGTGATCGGACTGCAAGGCGGGGTGAAGGGCGAGCTGAACCTCGGGGCGCTGCTGGGCAAGCGGGCTGCGGTCACGGCGACGTCATTGCGGGGGCGCCCGCTCCAGGAGAAGACGGCGATCGTGGCGGCGGTGCGGGAGCACGTGTGGCCGCTGGTCGCGGCCGGGACGGTGCGGGCGGTCGTGGACAGCACCGTGCCGATGCCGGAGGCGGCAGAGGGGCATCGGGCGCTGGATTCGGGGGCGCATGTGGGCAAGGTGCTGCTGGTGACGCCGTCGTCCGGGCCCTCGCCTGCCGCAGGCTGA
- a CDS encoding bacterial proteasome activator family protein: MEMPRNERSPQSPHVLVVGQDGMALGGVEADDEAREVPVTEMVEQPAKVMRIGSMIKQLLEEVRAAPLDEASRVRLKEIHASSVKELEDGLAPELVAELERLSLPFTDEAIPSEAELRIAQAQLVGWLEGLFHGIQTALFAQQMAARAQLEQMRRALPPGAPTDDDDSHHGAIRSGPYL, translated from the coding sequence ATGGAGATGCCGAGGAACGAACGGTCGCCGCAGAGCCCCCATGTCCTCGTAGTGGGGCAGGACGGGATGGCGCTCGGCGGCGTTGAAGCTGACGACGAGGCGCGCGAGGTCCCGGTGACGGAAATGGTCGAACAGCCTGCGAAGGTCATGCGCATCGGCAGCATGATCAAGCAGCTGCTGGAGGAAGTGCGGGCGGCCCCTCTGGACGAGGCGAGCCGGGTCAGGCTCAAGGAGATCCACGCGAGCTCGGTGAAGGAGCTCGAGGACGGACTCGCTCCGGAACTCGTCGCTGAACTCGAGCGCCTCTCGCTGCCCTTCACGGACGAAGCCATCCCCTCGGAGGCAGAACTCCGCATCGCACAGGCTCAGTTGGTCGGCTGGCTGGAGGGTCTCTTCCACGGCATCCAGACGGCGCTGTTCGCCCAGCAGATGGCGGCGCGCGCCCAACTGGAGCAGATGCGCCGCGCCCTCCCGCCCGGCGCCCCCACCGACGATGACGACTCCCACCACGGCGCCATCCGCTCGGGCCCGTACCTCTGA
- a CDS encoding ABC transporter permease yields MTTWYHSWRAAIRIARRDAWRSKGRSFLVLAMIALPILGVSAADLTVRSAELSTEQSLERTLGAADAQLSDPHMGGTPLLQSPDGTNYAPATDLKEDEPWPDGATDLGKALPSGTKSLTDSTGSAKLRTAHGLLNTEIRELRSTDPMAAGIMTLISGRFPKGADEVAATTHFLESSGLTVGSTVAARGLDREYTVVGSYELPDALTSDQVNAVPGALLDPLDKALAADDLPGTGKSTSYLVSVSGGFTWNMVQQANAKGVKVVSRAVQLDPPADADVPLYQSENWGGGYEESTGAKAAALAAVGTVVGLAMLEICLLAGPAFAVGARRSRRQLGLVGANGGDRRHIRAIVLAGGLVIGFVAAVVGTVLGLVLTFALRPLLEEYIGARFGSFDIRPLELLGIGLLAVITGLLAAIVPAVTASRQTVLASLTGRRGVRRSSRVLPVIGLIAVALGAAIALYGSLYSDQFIIVAGGSAIAELGVVALTPALVGLFGRTGRWLPLSPRLALRDAVRNRGRTAPAVAAVLAAVAGTVAVATYTASSDAQGAAEYEAQLPRGGVSLVVDAPGGRDVAQARAAVQRYLPVDLRADVDRITVGKKQCTMAYSGSEDCGRYEVVVPKQNECPLWVALPGGKDPAEKFSVAQRRALAKDWRCRQGNGGIYADFGVLVGDAKLLKALAIDDPAAVRALADGRTVSFDKRNVDRNGTIGIRLVTDTKAADKATEQGKPAPGTVKTFPAHQAPESVASYGVSMIVPPAAAKSADLTTVPYGAYFMTDQAPTTEQRQKLDAELNSSGADAMLHIEEGYTSENNIVLLALTVFAGLITVGAAGIATGLAQADAEADLKTLAAVGAPPRVRRTLSGFQCGVVAAMGVVLGSAAGVLPAVGLRLTQERQQLKWYEKALDEGWGGALSPPHIPVVVPWETLAALLVAVPVGAALLAALVTRSRGALARRDPA; encoded by the coding sequence GTGACGACCTGGTACCACTCCTGGCGGGCCGCGATACGGATCGCCCGCCGCGACGCCTGGCGCTCCAAGGGCCGCAGCTTCCTGGTCCTGGCGATGATCGCCCTGCCGATCCTCGGTGTGAGCGCCGCCGATCTGACCGTGCGCAGCGCCGAACTCTCCACCGAGCAGTCGCTGGAGCGCACGCTCGGCGCGGCCGATGCCCAGTTGTCCGACCCGCACATGGGCGGCACCCCGCTCCTTCAGTCCCCGGACGGCACCAACTACGCGCCGGCGACGGACCTCAAGGAGGACGAGCCGTGGCCCGACGGCGCCACGGACCTCGGCAAGGCTCTTCCGTCGGGCACGAAGTCGCTGACGGACTCGACGGGTTCCGCGAAGTTGCGCACCGCACACGGACTGCTGAACACCGAGATCCGTGAGCTGCGCTCCACCGACCCGATGGCCGCGGGCATCATGACGCTCATCAGCGGCCGGTTCCCCAAGGGCGCGGACGAGGTCGCGGCGACGACCCACTTCCTGGAGTCCAGCGGGCTGACCGTGGGCTCCACCGTCGCGGCGCGCGGCCTGGACCGTGAGTACACCGTCGTGGGCTCGTACGAGCTGCCCGATGCGCTCACATCCGACCAGGTCAACGCCGTGCCGGGAGCGCTGCTCGACCCGCTCGACAAGGCGCTGGCCGCCGATGACCTGCCGGGGACCGGCAAGAGCACCAGCTATCTGGTGAGCGTTTCCGGCGGTTTCACGTGGAACATGGTCCAGCAGGCCAACGCCAAGGGCGTGAAGGTCGTTTCGCGGGCCGTTCAGCTCGACCCGCCCGCCGATGCTGATGTGCCGCTGTACCAGTCGGAGAACTGGGGTGGCGGATACGAGGAGAGCACCGGCGCCAAGGCGGCGGCACTCGCGGCGGTCGGCACCGTCGTCGGTCTCGCCATGCTGGAGATCTGCCTGCTGGCCGGGCCCGCGTTCGCCGTGGGCGCCCGGCGCTCGCGCCGCCAGCTCGGGCTCGTCGGCGCCAACGGCGGCGACCGCCGGCACATCCGCGCCATCGTCCTGGCGGGCGGCCTGGTGATCGGCTTCGTGGCCGCCGTCGTGGGCACGGTCCTCGGACTCGTCCTGACCTTCGCGCTGCGTCCGCTGCTCGAGGAGTACATCGGCGCACGCTTCGGCAGCTTCGACATCCGGCCGCTCGAGCTGCTCGGCATCGGGCTGCTGGCCGTGATCACCGGCCTGCTGGCCGCCATCGTCCCGGCCGTCACCGCCTCACGGCAGACCGTCCTGGCCTCGCTCACGGGCCGCCGGGGCGTGCGCCGCAGCAGCCGGGTGCTCCCGGTGATCGGCCTGATCGCGGTGGCGCTCGGTGCGGCGATCGCCCTGTACGGATCCCTGTACTCGGACCAGTTCATCATCGTCGCGGGCGGCAGTGCCATCGCGGAGCTGGGCGTGGTCGCCCTGACGCCCGCACTGGTGGGCCTCTTCGGGCGGACCGGCCGCTGGCTGCCGCTCTCGCCCCGGCTCGCGCTCCGCGACGCCGTACGCAACCGGGGCCGCACGGCGCCCGCGGTCGCCGCGGTGCTGGCTGCGGTCGCGGGAACCGTCGCCGTGGCCACGTACACGGCGAGCAGCGACGCTCAGGGCGCGGCCGAGTACGAGGCACAGCTGCCGCGCGGCGGGGTGTCCCTGGTCGTGGACGCGCCCGGCGGCCGCGACGTCGCCCAGGCCAGGGCCGCCGTGCAGCGGTATCTGCCAGTCGACCTGCGGGCCGATGTGGACCGGATCACCGTCGGAAAGAAGCAGTGCACGATGGCCTACAGCGGCAGCGAGGACTGCGGCCGCTACGAGGTCGTCGTGCCGAAGCAGAACGAGTGCCCGCTATGGGTCGCCCTGCCCGGTGGGAAGGACCCCGCGGAGAAGTTCTCCGTGGCCCAGCGCCGGGCCCTGGCCAAGGACTGGCGCTGCCGGCAGGGCAACGGCGGCATCTATGCCGACTTCGGGGTGCTCGTCGGTGACGCGAAGCTGCTGAAGGCCCTCGCCATCGACGACCCCGCGGCCGTGCGGGCCCTGGCGGACGGCAGGACCGTCTCGTTCGACAAGCGCAACGTCGACCGGAACGGCACGATCGGTATCCGGCTGGTCACGGACACGAAGGCGGCCGACAAGGCCACGGAGCAGGGCAAGCCGGCGCCGGGCACGGTCAAGACGTTCCCCGCCCACCAGGCTCCCGAAAGCGTGGCGTCCTACGGCGTCTCCATGATCGTGCCCCCGGCGGCGGCCAAGTCCGCCGACCTCACCACCGTCCCGTACGGCGCGTACTTCATGACGGACCAGGCGCCGACCACCGAGCAGCGGCAGAAGCTCGACGCCGAGCTCAACAGCTCCGGCGCGGACGCGATGCTCCACATCGAGGAGGGCTACACCAGCGAGAACAACATCGTGCTGCTGGCGCTGACCGTCTTCGCGGGGCTGATCACGGTCGGCGCGGCCGGTATCGCCACCGGGCTGGCCCAGGCCGACGCCGAGGCGGACCTGAAGACGCTGGCCGCCGTGGGCGCCCCGCCGCGGGTGCGGCGCACACTGAGCGGTTTCCAGTGCGGTGTGGTGGCCGCGATGGGTGTGGTGCTGGGCTCCGCCGCGGGTGTGCTGCCCGCGGTCGGGCTGCGGCTGACCCAGGAGCGCCAGCAGCTGAAGTGGTACGAGAAGGCCCTGGACGAGGGCTGGGGCGGGGCCCTCAGCCCGCCACATATCCCGGTCGTCGTCCCCTGGGAGACCCTGGCCGCCCTGCTGGTCGCGGTCCCGGTGGGCGCGGCCCTCCTCGCGGCCCTGGTCACCCGCTCCCGCGGGGCGCTGGCCCGCCGCGATCCGGCCTGA
- a CDS encoding ABC transporter ATP-binding protein, producing MSDQSQQQHRSQRPVLQLRNLTRVHGSGATEVHALRGVDLDVFPGELVAVMGPSGSGKSTLLTIAGGLDTPSSGQVIVETTDITTADRKTLAALRRRSIGYVFQDYNLIPALTAAENIALPRELDGTSARKARTEALAALEEMELSHLADRFPDEMSGGQQQRVAIARALVGERRLVLADEPTGALDSETGESVLALLRARCDAGAAGILVTHEPRFAAWADRVVFLRDGAVVDQTFRSEADSLLTGQAAER from the coding sequence ATGTCCGACCAGTCCCAGCAGCAACACCGTTCACAGCGACCCGTGCTGCAACTACGCAACCTGACCCGTGTCCACGGCAGCGGCGCCACCGAAGTGCACGCCCTGCGCGGTGTCGACCTCGATGTGTTCCCCGGTGAACTCGTCGCCGTCATGGGCCCGTCCGGCTCCGGCAAGTCCACGCTGCTCACCATCGCCGGCGGCCTCGACACCCCGAGCTCCGGCCAGGTCATCGTCGAGACCACCGACATCACCACCGCCGACCGCAAGACACTCGCCGCCCTGCGCCGCCGCAGCATCGGCTACGTCTTCCAGGACTACAACCTCATCCCGGCGCTCACGGCCGCCGAGAACATCGCCCTGCCCCGCGAACTCGACGGCACCTCCGCCCGCAAGGCCCGCACCGAGGCCCTTGCCGCACTGGAGGAGATGGAGCTGAGCCATCTCGCCGACCGCTTCCCCGACGAGATGTCCGGCGGCCAGCAGCAGCGCGTGGCGATCGCCCGCGCCCTCGTCGGCGAGCGCCGTCTGGTCCTCGCGGACGAGCCGACCGGCGCCCTGGACTCCGAGACCGGCGAGTCCGTACTCGCCCTGCTGCGCGCCCGCTGCGACGCGGGCGCGGCGGGCATCCTGGTCACGCATGAGCCGCGCTTCGCGGCCTGGGCCGACCGGGTCGTCTTCCTGCGGGACGGCGCGGTCGTCGACCAGACCTTCCGCAGCGAGGCGGACTCCCTGCTGACCGGGCAGGCGGCCGAGCGGTGA
- a CDS encoding PadR family transcriptional regulator, with the protein MSIRHGLLALLERGPRYGSQLRTEFESRTGATWPLNVGQVYTTLSRLERDGMVVQDGEDEAGHALYAITDAGHGELRSWYERPVDRTSPARDELAIKLAMAVGAPTVDIREVIQSQRRHTVRAMQDYTRLKAQALAVESAPADRDDIAWLLVLEQLIFQTEAEARWLDHCEARLIRLSTTATRGPEPAPPPARAPRSVTDHRGRLG; encoded by the coding sequence ATGTCGATCCGCCACGGGCTTCTCGCCCTCCTCGAACGCGGGCCCCGCTACGGCTCCCAGCTCCGCACGGAGTTCGAGTCCCGCACGGGAGCCACCTGGCCGCTCAACGTCGGTCAGGTCTACACGACCCTCAGCCGGCTGGAGCGCGACGGCATGGTCGTGCAGGACGGGGAGGACGAAGCCGGGCACGCGCTCTACGCCATCACGGACGCCGGGCACGGTGAGCTGAGGTCCTGGTACGAGCGGCCCGTCGACCGGACCAGCCCGGCCCGTGACGAGCTGGCCATCAAGCTCGCCATGGCGGTCGGCGCGCCGACGGTCGACATCCGCGAGGTGATCCAGTCCCAGCGGCGGCACACCGTCAGGGCGATGCAGGACTACACGCGGCTCAAGGCCCAGGCCCTGGCCGTCGAATCCGCCCCCGCCGACCGGGACGACATCGCCTGGCTGCTCGTGCTGGAACAGCTCATCTTCCAGACCGAGGCGGAGGCCCGCTGGCTCGACCACTGCGAGGCCCGGCTCATCCGGCTCTCCACGACGGCGACCCGGGGCCCGGAGCCCGCACCCCCACCCGCCCGTGCTCCGCGGTCCGTGACCGACCACCGGGGGCGGCTGGGCTGA